In the genome of Flaviflexus ciconiae, one region contains:
- a CDS encoding GNAT family N-acetyltransferase → MRILGRADAAAFAALDGDIFGVEAWPPGIIEEQLVYDRIVAVGIDERDLLDSHVQQDGRQTEDDGRHGHHDRRRDQVDGGDDQVGRHENQVDGRHGKLDRMDNADRGASRNGQGTGRAGDTPPGRGRLAAAGMLGLGIEAELLTISVRPEHRRKGLASQIITELLRLADGAEACFLEVRASDNGARSLYEGLGFYEVGRRRGYYRDEDAVVMRKDFGKLDIS, encoded by the coding sequence ATGAGGATTCTCGGCCGCGCGGATGCCGCGGCTTTCGCGGCACTCGATGGCGACATTTTTGGTGTTGAGGCATGGCCGCCGGGAATCATCGAGGAGCAACTCGTCTACGACCGGATCGTTGCGGTTGGAATTGACGAGCGCGACCTGCTCGACAGTCACGTCCAACAGGACGGCCGGCAGACAGAGGATGACGGCAGGCACGGCCATCATGACCGCAGGCGCGACCAGGTTGATGGTGGTGACGACCAGGTTGGTCGTCACGAAAATCAGGTCGATGGTAGGCACGGCAAGCTAGACCGCATGGATAATGCTGATCGGGGAGCGTCCCGAAATGGTCAAGGAACCGGCAGGGCTGGAGACACGCCCCCGGGCAGGGGCCGGTTGGCCGCTGCCGGCATGCTCGGACTCGGGATCGAGGCTGAGCTGCTGACGATCTCTGTGCGGCCCGAACACCGCCGGAAAGGCCTGGCGTCACAGATCATTACCGAGCTCCTCCGGCTTGCCGATGGGGCGGAGGCCTGCTTCCTGGAGGTGCGAGCATCGGACAATGGTGCACGGTCACTGTACGAAGGGCTGGGCTTCTACGAGGTTGGGCGCAGGCGCGGATACTACCGGGACGAGGACGCGGTCGTTATGCGAAAGGATTTTGGCAAGCTCGACATCTCGTAA
- the tsaB gene encoding tRNA (adenosine(37)-N6)-threonylcarbamoyltransferase complex dimerization subunit type 1 TsaB: MSTLTIDTSTVSVIALVGEKTIVRRSPDSRHHAETLAPLVDEIVTEAGETPDLIVAGTGPAAFTGLRAGLVTARVLARSWNIPIVGIGSLEIIGRAALDHAPGVGRDVHGDADTPQTDNATGALHDPAP, encoded by the coding sequence GTGTCAACGCTGACGATTGATACGTCCACCGTGTCCGTCATTGCCCTCGTGGGCGAGAAAACAATCGTCAGGAGGAGCCCGGACAGCCGCCACCACGCCGAAACCCTCGCCCCGCTCGTCGATGAGATCGTCACCGAAGCAGGGGAAACTCCCGACCTTATCGTGGCCGGAACCGGCCCCGCCGCCTTCACCGGCCTACGAGCAGGCCTGGTAACGGCCCGCGTTCTCGCGCGCTCCTGGAACATCCCGATCGTCGGCATTGGTTCCCTCGAGATCATTGGCCGCGCCGCCCTCGATCACGCCCCGGGCGTTGGCAGAGACGTGCACGGTGATGCTGATACGCCACAGACTGACAACGCAACCGGTGCTCTACACGATCCTGCCCCGTGA